A single region of the Aeromicrobium chenweiae genome encodes:
- a CDS encoding heme oxygenase (biliverdin-producing): MPKILGGSLERDTTVTAENPAPALSALLRTGSQAEHTAAEGSSFMSELLAGRINAAGYAHFLGLLRRVYEALEDAARELRDDPLASAVIDPAIERLAALDADIEHWGATVVASPATDAYVARIQQSTSWGGLFIAHHYTRYLGDLSGGQAIGRIITREFDLDGAGVAFYSFDAVPKPKLYKDAYRARLDALPLGADERERILAEVKAVFGLNGGIFAEMTTYLDQYGR, translated from the coding sequence ATGCCCAAGATCCTCGGCGGCTCGCTCGAGCGCGACACGACCGTGACCGCCGAGAACCCGGCCCCCGCCCTCTCGGCGTTGCTGCGCACCGGCTCGCAGGCCGAGCACACGGCCGCCGAGGGCTCGAGCTTCATGTCCGAACTGTTGGCCGGACGGATCAACGCGGCCGGCTACGCCCACTTCCTCGGCCTGCTGCGCCGGGTCTACGAGGCGCTGGAGGACGCCGCGCGCGAGCTGCGCGACGATCCGTTGGCGTCGGCGGTCATTGACCCCGCGATCGAGCGGCTCGCCGCCCTCGACGCGGACATCGAGCACTGGGGTGCCACGGTCGTCGCCAGCCCGGCCACCGACGCGTACGTCGCGCGCATCCAGCAGTCCACGTCGTGGGGCGGCCTGTTCATCGCGCACCACTACACGCGCTACCTGGGCGACCTGTCCGGTGGTCAGGCCATCGGCCGCATCATCACCCGCGAGTTCGACCTGGACGGGGCCGGCGTCGCGTTCTACTCGTTCGACGCGGTGCCCAAGCCCAAGCTCTACAAGGACGCGTACCGGGCGCGCCTGGACGCCCTGCCGCTCGGAGCCGACGAACGCGAGCGCATCCTCGCCGAGGTCAAGGCCGTCTTCGGGCTGAACGGCGGCATCTTCGCGGAGATGACGACGTACCTCGACCAGTACGGGCGGTAG